A stretch of the Trichoplusia ni isolate ovarian cell line Hi5 unplaced genomic scaffold, tn1 tig00003271, whole genome shotgun sequence genome encodes the following:
- the LOC113507840 gene encoding uncharacterized protein LOC113507840, whose amino-acid sequence MLHGPRSQPQMDTCLTVEDARIPLSGTMKYLGLVLDGRMSFREHFKRLAPRLQVAAAALGRLLPNVGGPDVGCRRLYAGVIRSMALYGAPIWCGSLTPRNRAVLLGAQRVVTNRIVRAYRTVGREASCALAGIPPWDLDASVLADLYTRCTALRSRGIEPSPGQRETWRRQARLVVFRNWELRLANPTVGRATVEAIRPHLQQWVERRYGVLTYRLTQMLTGHGAFGHYLFRVARREVTTVCHQCGDADDTALHTLAACPVFAEPRAELVSALGGVDVAELSAVIAAAIGSRAAWDALAS is encoded by the coding sequence ATgttgcacggcccccggagccaaCCCCAGATGGAcacgtgcctgacagtggaggaCGCAAGGATCCCACTGTCGGGCACGATGAAGTATCTCGGCCTGGTCCTCGACGGACGGATGAGCTTCCGGGAGCATTTTAAGCGGCTGGCACCAAGGCTCCAAGTCGCCGCAGCCGCTCTCGGAAGGCtcctgccgaacgtcgggggcccagACGTTGGGTGTCGCCGGCTTTACGCAGGGGTCATTAGGtcgatggccctgtacggcgcacccatatggTGCGGTAGTTTAACGCCTAGGAACAGGGCGGTTCTGCTTGGTGCACAGCGGGTGGTTACCAACAGGATCGTCCGGGCCTACCGCACCGTCGGACGTGAGGCATCGTGCGCCTTGGCGGGAATCCCGCCCTGGGATTTGGATGCGAGTGTGCTAGCGGACCTATACACCCGCTGCACTGCGCTCCGGTCTCGGGGCATCGAACCCTCGCCGGGGCAGCGTGAGACCTGGCGcagacaagcccgcctcgtcgtATTCCGAAATTGGGAACTAAGGCTCGCCAATCCGACGGTGGGGCGGGCTACGGTGGAGGCAATCCGCCCACATCTCCAACAGTGggtggagaggcggtacggtgttttgacgtaccgcctcacgcagatgcTGACCGGAcacggtgccttcgggcactacCTGTTTCGGGTGGCCCGAAGGGAGGTCACCACAGTGTGTCATCAGTGCGGTGACGCGGATGACACCGCACTTCACACACTGGCCGCGTGTCCGGTCTTTGCGGAGCCTCGCGCCGAACTTGTGTCTGCGCTGGGTGGAGTGGACGTCGCCGAGTTGTCGGCtgtcatcgctgcagcgattggcagccgggcggcgtgggatgcattggcctcc